One genomic segment of Hydrocarboniclastica marina includes these proteins:
- the secG gene encoding preprotein translocase subunit SecG has protein sequence MQWLETLVIASHVVVAVGLVAIILMQRGKGADMGAAFGGGASQTVFGSQGSGNFLTKMTTVLGILFFVTSFSLAVFAKQKAEVAEFQGIPTVQQAPQNNAAEERGTSGAQVQSDSESTDGAADIESENGEGAQDDALPELQ, from the coding sequence ATGCAGTGGCTTGAAACACTTGTTATTGCCTCCCACGTGGTTGTTGCCGTGGGCCTGGTCGCAATCATCCTGATGCAGCGCGGTAAAGGCGCTGACATGGGTGCGGCTTTTGGTGGCGGCGCATCGCAGACTGTTTTCGGCAGTCAGGGTAGCGGCAACTTCCTGACCAAGATGACCACTGTTCTGGGTATTCTGTTTTTTGTTACCAGTTTTTCGCTGGCTGTATTTGCAAAACAGAAAGCAGAAGTTGCAGAATTCCAGGGTATACCCACGGTCCAGCAAGCGCCTCAGAACAACGCGGCTGAAGAGCGCGGAACGTCCGGAGCACAGGTTCAGTCTGACAGCGAGTCGACAGACGGCGCAGCAGATATCGAAAGCGAAAATGGCGAGGGCGCGCAAGACGACGCGCTGCCGGAGCTACAGTGA
- the yhbY gene encoding ribosome assembly RNA-binding protein YhbY: protein MSLSSAQRREYRAIAHHLKPVVTLGDKGLSEGVRDEIERALNDHELIKVKVAGGEKEARTEQADALCQATGAELVQLIGRVAVLLRRSRKPNPKLSNLSRAAGQA from the coding sequence ATGAGTCTTTCCTCGGCCCAACGCCGCGAATACCGCGCTATTGCGCATCACCTCAAGCCCGTAGTCACCCTGGGAGACAAAGGCCTGAGTGAAGGCGTGCGGGACGAAATCGAGCGGGCTCTGAACGACCACGAGCTGATCAAGGTCAAGGTCGCCGGGGGCGAGAAAGAAGCGCGTACGGAACAGGCTGATGCCCTATGCCAGGCCACCGGCGCGGAGTTGGTACAGCTGATCGGCCGGGTTGCCGTCCTGCTGCGACGCAGCCGCAAACCCAACCCCAAACTGTCGAACCTGTCCCGGGCCGCCGGCCAGGCCTGA
- the nusA gene encoding transcription termination factor NusA, with translation MNKEILLVVDAVSNEKGVDKDVIFEAIELALATAAKKRYEEEDVDIRVSIDRKTGEYETFRRWTVVDNDAVPSLGADLTLEEAHEKDTSLQPGDIVEEKTESVAFGRIGAQAAKQIIFQKVREAERAKIVDSYRDRVGELVSGTVKKVTRDNVIVDLGNNAEAILPRDQLIARETFRMGDRVRSLLQEIKADHRGPQLMLSRTSPNMLIELFRIEVPEIAEELIEIRGAARDPGSRAKIAVKTNDGRIDPVGACVGMRGSRVQAVSNELGGERIDIILWDDNAAQLVINAMAPAEVASIVVDEEKNTMDVAVAEDNLAQAIGRNGQNVRLASELTGWELNVMTEDEAGERQEQEAQRLVDYFVKHLEVDEELALVLAEEGFTTLDEVAYVPMAEMLNIEGFDEDLVGELRARAKDALLNQALASEEALEGAEPAEDLLAMEGMDRSLAFALAKIGVRTQEDLAEQSVDDLAEIEGMDEERAGKLIMTARAPWFENQE, from the coding sequence ATGAACAAAGAGATCTTGCTGGTTGTGGATGCGGTGTCCAACGAAAAGGGCGTCGACAAAGATGTAATCTTCGAGGCCATAGAATTGGCCCTCGCCACCGCCGCGAAAAAACGCTACGAAGAAGAAGACGTGGACATTCGCGTATCCATTGATCGCAAGACCGGTGAATACGAGACATTCCGTCGCTGGACCGTTGTCGACAATGACGCTGTTCCCAGCCTGGGCGCTGACCTCACGCTGGAAGAAGCCCATGAGAAGGATACCAGCCTGCAACCGGGCGACATCGTCGAGGAAAAGACGGAATCTGTCGCGTTTGGCCGCATAGGTGCCCAGGCTGCGAAGCAGATTATTTTCCAGAAGGTGCGGGAAGCCGAGCGTGCCAAGATTGTCGATAGCTACCGCGATCGGGTGGGCGAGCTGGTTTCCGGTACCGTCAAGAAAGTCACTCGCGACAACGTGATTGTCGACCTCGGCAATAACGCTGAAGCGATTCTTCCCCGTGACCAGCTGATCGCGCGCGAGACCTTCCGCATGGGCGACCGTGTTCGCTCTCTGCTGCAGGAGATCAAGGCTGATCACCGCGGCCCGCAGCTGATGCTGAGCCGTACCAGTCCGAACATGCTTATCGAGCTGTTCCGTATTGAAGTTCCGGAGATCGCCGAAGAGCTGATCGAGATCCGGGGTGCAGCCCGCGACCCGGGCTCCCGCGCAAAAATCGCCGTCAAAACCAACGATGGCCGTATTGATCCCGTTGGCGCCTGCGTAGGCATGCGTGGTTCCCGGGTACAGGCCGTGTCCAACGAGTTGGGCGGTGAGCGGATCGATATCATCCTCTGGGATGACAACGCCGCTCAGCTGGTCATCAACGCCATGGCGCCGGCAGAAGTGGCGTCCATCGTTGTTGATGAAGAAAAGAACACCATGGACGTCGCCGTTGCAGAGGATAATCTTGCCCAGGCGATTGGCCGTAACGGTCAGAATGTTCGGCTGGCCTCTGAATTGACCGGCTGGGAACTGAACGTCATGACCGAAGACGAAGCCGGAGAGCGCCAGGAACAGGAGGCGCAGAGGCTGGTCGACTACTTCGTCAAGCATCTTGAAGTAGACGAAGAGCTGGCCCTGGTGCTGGCCGAAGAAGGCTTTACCACCCTTGATGAAGTTGCTTACGTGCCGATGGCCGAAATGCTCAACATCGAGGGCTTCGACGAAGACCTGGTAGGCGAACTAAGAGCGCGCGCCAAAGATGCGTTGTTGAATCAGGCCCTGGCAAGCGAAGAAGCGCTGGAAGGCGCGGAGCCGGCTGAAGACCTTCTGGCAATGGAAGGAATGGATCGGAGCTTGGCGTTCGCCCTGGCCAAGATCGGGGTTAGAACCCAGGAAGACCTGGCCGAGCAATCCGTCGACGACCTCGCTGAAATCGAAGGTATGGACGAAGAACGCGCCGGAAAATTGATTATGACCGCCCGCGCGCCCTGGTTCGAAAACCAGGAATAG
- the glmM gene encoding phosphoglucosamine mutase, producing MTARKHFGTDGIRGRVGEAPVTPDFMLKLGWAAGQVFKRSGQRNKIVIGKDTRLSGYMFESALEAGLSAAGVDVNLLGPMPTPAIAYLTRTFRASAGIVISASHNPHYDNGIKFFSGAGEKLDDALEIQIEEWLDKDLKVVDSAQLGKAFRIDDAAGRYIEFCKGTIPSNCTLDGLHLVLDCAHGATYHVAPNVFRELGAKVTTIGSTPDGLNINLERGSTHLDALTAKVQELGADMGIAFDGDGDRVMMVDHNGETVDGDELLYVIASQRHAHDRLNGGVVGTLMTNLGAELAFKALGIPFERAKVGDRYVMEILNRNGWHLGGEGSGHIVCRDCTTTGDGIVSALQVLYAISQSGRTLAELRAGMTKLPQIMINVKVSTRFDPLAISEVSRAVDAAETRMAGKGRVLLRASGTEPLIRVMVEGENTELVNTIARELADIVQAQAPQ from the coding sequence ATGACAGCACGCAAACATTTTGGCACAGACGGCATTCGTGGCAGGGTCGGCGAAGCGCCGGTCACCCCGGACTTCATGCTGAAGCTGGGGTGGGCTGCAGGCCAGGTATTCAAACGTTCGGGCCAGCGCAACAAGATCGTGATTGGAAAAGACACCCGCTTGTCGGGCTACATGTTTGAGTCCGCCCTGGAAGCCGGCCTGTCAGCAGCCGGGGTCGACGTGAACCTGCTGGGCCCGATGCCCACTCCGGCGATCGCTTACCTCACGCGGACATTTCGCGCCTCAGCGGGGATTGTGATCAGCGCGTCACACAACCCCCATTACGACAACGGCATCAAGTTTTTCTCAGGTGCCGGCGAAAAGCTCGACGATGCCCTTGAAATCCAAATCGAAGAGTGGCTCGACAAGGACCTCAAAGTGGTCGACTCCGCCCAGCTCGGCAAAGCGTTTCGCATTGACGACGCCGCCGGCCGGTACATCGAGTTCTGCAAGGGCACAATCCCCTCCAACTGCACACTTGACGGTCTCCATCTGGTACTGGACTGCGCCCATGGCGCCACCTATCACGTCGCGCCCAATGTATTCCGGGAACTCGGCGCCAAGGTCACCACGATCGGCAGCACGCCCGACGGCCTGAACATCAACCTGGAGCGCGGGTCCACCCATCTTGATGCGCTGACCGCCAAGGTACAGGAGCTGGGCGCCGACATGGGCATCGCCTTTGATGGAGACGGCGACCGCGTCATGATGGTCGACCACAACGGTGAGACCGTCGACGGTGACGAACTCCTCTACGTCATCGCCAGCCAGCGGCATGCACACGATCGCCTTAACGGTGGCGTGGTGGGCACACTGATGACGAACCTCGGTGCCGAATTAGCGTTTAAGGCCCTGGGCATCCCCTTCGAGCGCGCCAAGGTCGGTGACCGCTACGTCATGGAGATCCTCAACCGTAACGGCTGGCACCTCGGCGGCGAAGGCTCAGGCCATATCGTCTGCAGAGACTGCACCACAACAGGAGATGGCATTGTGTCTGCGCTTCAGGTGCTTTATGCCATCTCGCAATCAGGGCGAACGCTTGCCGAGCTTCGCGCCGGCATGACCAAGCTTCCGCAGATCATGATCAACGTAAAGGTTTCCACCCGGTTTGATCCGCTTGCCATCAGCGAGGTCAGCCGCGCCGTAGACGCTGCCGAAACCAGGATGGCGGGAAAAGGGCGCGTACTGTTGCGGGCTTCCGGCACCGAGCCGCTGATCCGGGTGATGGTCGAAGGCGAAAATACTGAACTGGTCAACACGATCGCCCGGGAACTGGCCGACATCGTGCAGGCCCAGGCACCACAGTAA
- the rimP gene encoding ribosome maturation factor RimP has protein sequence MSAKLKQLEDILRPVVEALNYQFWGLEYLAQGRHSILRVFIDHAEGIAVEDCAKVSHQISGVLDVEDPIQGEYNLEVSSPGLDRPLFRLDQYEQFKGHQVALRLQTPFEGRRKYQGLISGVEGDDVLVVVDDHELVLPFESIERAVIVPVYK, from the coding sequence GTGTCGGCAAAGCTGAAACAACTGGAAGATATACTGCGCCCTGTCGTTGAGGCGCTGAATTACCAATTCTGGGGCCTTGAATATCTTGCACAGGGCCGCCACTCCATTCTGCGTGTTTTTATTGACCATGCGGAAGGTATTGCCGTTGAAGACTGCGCGAAAGTCAGTCACCAGATCAGTGGCGTTCTGGATGTAGAAGACCCCATCCAGGGCGAATACAACCTGGAAGTCTCCTCACCTGGCCTCGACCGTCCTCTTTTTCGCCTTGATCAGTACGAACAGTTTAAAGGCCATCAGGTCGCCCTTCGGCTCCAGACGCCATTTGAAGGTCGGCGCAAGTATCAGGGACTTATCAGTGGCGTAGAGGGCGACGATGTTCTGGTGGTAGTGGATGACCACGAGCTGGTACTGCCCTTTGAAAGCATTGAACGCGCGGTCATCGTGCCGGTTTACAAATAA
- the rep gene encoding DNA helicase Rep, giving the protein MSELNPRQREAVRYIDGPLLVLAGAGSGKTSVITRKIAYLIEQKGMPARHIAAVTFTNKAAREMKERVGRLVHRSQTRGLIVSTFHNLGLTILRDEHDHIGYHPGFSIFDAEDAKALLRDLLLQQAPDSGDEVADIQMTLSNWKNALWLPQQALSHARDEREQRFALIYQQYAEYLKAYNALDFDDLILLPVLLFRNHPDVLDKWRRRIRYLLVDEYQDTNISQYELVKLLVADRSAFTVVGDDDQSIYAWRGARPENLNQLKSDFPSLKIVKLEQNYRSTSRILKAANTLIANNPHLFEKALWSELGYGDPLRIIRTRNEEAEVERVATEIIDAKLKRGLAFQDFAVLYRGNHQARLLEVKLQAFRIPYRISGGTSFFSRNEIKDAMAYLRLLINPDDDVAFFRVINVPRREIGPKTLEQLSAYARLRNMSLIRALSEMGAQSHITERALAKLQRFADWLQRTCERLHQEDPIPVIKQVFTDIEYEEWLHQNSNTPAQAQKRMQNVWLLVDSIQSMLESDKGTADEIDIETAISRLILRDLLEQQEEEDDSDKVQLLTLHASKGLEFPHVFIMGLEEEILPHRSSIEENNIEEERRLMYVGITRARQTLTMTYAAHRKQYGEKIETIPSRFLDELPQDDLQWEGQGEKDPEINRSKGKATFSALLGDLQDNT; this is encoded by the coding sequence GTGTCTGAATTAAACCCCCGCCAACGCGAAGCCGTCCGCTATATCGACGGCCCACTTCTGGTACTGGCGGGCGCCGGTAGCGGCAAAACGAGCGTTATTACCCGGAAAATCGCTTACCTGATAGAGCAGAAAGGTATGCCGGCACGGCATATTGCCGCCGTCACGTTCACCAATAAAGCCGCGCGGGAGATGAAGGAGCGGGTGGGTCGGCTGGTGCATCGCAGCCAGACCCGCGGACTGATTGTTTCGACCTTCCATAACCTGGGCCTGACGATCCTGCGCGACGAGCACGACCATATTGGCTATCACCCGGGCTTTTCCATCTTTGACGCGGAAGATGCGAAAGCGCTGCTGCGTGACCTGCTTCTGCAACAGGCGCCCGATAGTGGCGATGAAGTCGCTGATATCCAGATGACTTTGTCGAACTGGAAGAACGCGCTATGGCTGCCCCAGCAGGCACTCAGCCACGCCCGGGATGAGCGCGAACAGCGCTTCGCACTCATTTATCAGCAGTACGCCGAGTACCTCAAGGCTTACAATGCCCTCGATTTTGACGACCTGATCCTGCTGCCCGTGCTGTTATTCCGGAACCATCCGGACGTGCTGGACAAGTGGCGGCGGCGAATCCGCTATCTGCTTGTGGACGAGTACCAGGACACGAATATCAGCCAGTACGAGCTGGTCAAGCTGTTGGTGGCGGACCGCAGCGCTTTCACCGTGGTCGGTGATGACGACCAGTCGATCTACGCCTGGCGCGGCGCACGGCCGGAGAACCTTAACCAGCTCAAGAGCGACTTCCCGAGCCTGAAGATCGTCAAGCTGGAACAGAACTACCGCTCTACCAGCCGCATACTCAAGGCGGCAAACACACTCATTGCCAACAACCCCCACCTGTTCGAGAAAGCATTATGGAGTGAGCTGGGTTACGGGGACCCCCTGCGAATTATCCGCACCCGTAATGAAGAGGCAGAAGTCGAGCGCGTAGCTACCGAGATTATCGACGCCAAGCTCAAACGGGGCCTGGCTTTTCAGGATTTTGCCGTGTTGTACCGCGGCAACCATCAGGCCCGCCTACTGGAAGTCAAACTCCAGGCGTTTCGCATCCCCTACCGGATTTCAGGCGGCACCTCTTTTTTCTCGCGTAACGAGATAAAGGACGCGATGGCCTATTTACGGTTGTTGATCAATCCCGACGACGATGTTGCCTTCTTTCGCGTCATCAATGTGCCTCGCCGTGAGATAGGCCCTAAAACGCTTGAACAGCTCTCGGCCTATGCTCGCCTGCGCAATATGAGCCTGATCCGGGCCCTCTCCGAAATGGGCGCGCAGAGCCATATCACCGAGCGGGCGCTGGCCAAACTGCAGCGCTTCGCCGACTGGTTGCAGCGCACCTGCGAGCGCCTCCATCAGGAAGATCCCATTCCGGTGATCAAGCAGGTCTTCACCGATATCGAGTACGAAGAGTGGCTCCATCAGAACTCCAACACGCCAGCACAGGCGCAGAAGCGCATGCAGAATGTCTGGCTACTGGTAGATTCGATCCAGAGCATGCTGGAATCGGACAAGGGCACCGCTGACGAGATTGATATCGAAACCGCCATCAGCCGCCTGATTCTGCGGGACCTGCTGGAACAGCAGGAAGAGGAGGACGATAGCGATAAGGTCCAGCTGCTTACCCTGCACGCCTCCAAAGGCCTGGAATTTCCCCATGTATTCATAATGGGCCTGGAAGAGGAAATCCTTCCACACCGCTCCAGCATTGAAGAGAACAACATAGAGGAAGAGCGTCGGCTGATGTATGTGGGCATCACCCGCGCGCGCCAGACCCTGACCATGACCTATGCGGCGCACCGGAAGCAATACGGCGAAAAGATCGAGACCATTCCCAGCCGTTTCCTGGACGAGTTGCCACAGGATGACCTTCAGTGGGAGGGCCAGGGAGAGAAGGATCCCGAGATCAACCGCAGCAAAGGCAAGGCCACATTCTCAGCCTTGCTCGGTGACCTGCAGGACAACACCTGA
- the folP gene encoding dihydropteroate synthase, whose product MQFASHSLDLSRPQVMGILNVTPDSFSDGGRYNSLDSALAHAERMMSAGATFIDIGGESTRPGADPVSTEQELNRVCPVVEAIRKNLDVVVSVDTSTPEVMRETARLGAGMINDVRGLQRDGAVKAAADTGLPVCIMHMQGQPKTMQTAPSYDDPVQDVLNFLKERIAVVEEAGIPRSRLILDPGFGFGKSLVHNLTLLASLRHFLDQKLPVLIGVSRKSMLGEITGRGVDERCAASIAAATLAAWQGAQIFRVHDVAETVDALKVVAALKGIEK is encoded by the coding sequence ATGCAGTTTGCCAGCCACAGCCTTGACCTTTCCCGGCCTCAGGTAATGGGCATTCTCAACGTGACGCCGGACTCCTTTTCCGATGGCGGCCGCTACAACAGCCTGGACAGTGCGCTTGCCCATGCCGAGCGCATGATGTCGGCTGGAGCGACGTTTATCGACATTGGCGGCGAGTCCACCCGACCCGGCGCCGACCCCGTCTCCACCGAGCAGGAGCTGAATCGTGTCTGCCCGGTAGTAGAGGCCATCCGAAAAAATCTCGATGTGGTTGTCTCCGTCGACACCAGCACGCCTGAAGTCATGCGCGAGACCGCACGTCTTGGGGCGGGCATGATCAACGATGTGCGCGGACTGCAGCGGGATGGCGCCGTTAAAGCTGCGGCGGATACAGGACTACCTGTTTGCATCATGCATATGCAGGGCCAGCCAAAAACGATGCAGACTGCGCCTTCCTACGATGATCCGGTCCAGGATGTCCTGAATTTCCTGAAAGAGCGTATAGCCGTCGTGGAGGAGGCTGGTATTCCTCGCAGCCGGCTTATTCTTGACCCCGGTTTTGGCTTTGGAAAGTCTTTGGTTCACAACCTGACCCTGCTCGCCAGTCTCAGGCATTTCCTCGATCAGAAATTGCCGGTTCTGATCGGCGTATCGAGAAAGTCCATGCTGGGCGAGATCACCGGCCGCGGCGTGGACGAGCGCTGCGCCGCCAGTATCGCAGCAGCCACGCTGGCCGCCTGGCAAGGGGCACAGATTTTTCGGGTTCATGATGTCGCGGAAACCGTTGATGCGCTAAAAGTAGTCGCAGCTCTTAAAGGAATAGAAAAATGA
- the ftsH gene encoding ATP-dependent zinc metalloprotease FtsH, whose protein sequence is MNDMAKNLVLWLIIAAVLLMVFQNFSPTTPERQVSYSEFVQMVQDGQVKAVTIDGLTIEGERADNIRFETTRPPVPDSKLMDDLLANDVTVVGKEPERQSIWTQLLVASFPILIIIAIFMFFMRQMQGGGGGKGPMSFGKSKARLMSEDQIKTTFNDVAGVDEAKEDVKELVDFLKDPSKFQRLGGRIPRGVLMVGPPGTGKTLLAKAIAGEAKVPFFSISGSDFVEMFVGVGASRVRDMFEQAKKQSPCIIFIDEIDAVGRHRGAGMGGGHDEREQTLNQLLVEMDGFEGNEGVIVIAATNRPDVLDPALLRPGRFDRQVVVNLPDIIGREHILKVHLGKVPLAEDVVPQVIARGTPGFSGADLANLVNEAALFAARRNQRLVTMQELELAKDKIMMGAERKSMVMNEKEKRNTAYHESGHAIIGRLMPEHDPVYKVSIIPRGRALGVTMFLPEEDRYSHSKRFLIGQICSLFGGRIAEELTLGHDGVTTGASNDIKRATELARNMVTKWGLSDKLGPLMYDGESEEPFLGRQAGQGQRQYSPETAQRIDEEVRSIIDQCYETAHRLLTENMDKLHVMAEALMNFETIDAKQIDDIMAGKEPRTPDNWNDRDGSGGAKATRDMNDADQVEPDEGDKDRPRPDSGVGRPAGEH, encoded by the coding sequence TTGAACGATATGGCAAAAAATCTGGTTCTCTGGCTCATCATAGCCGCCGTGCTGCTGATGGTTTTTCAAAACTTCAGCCCCACCACACCTGAACGCCAGGTCAGTTACTCCGAATTTGTGCAGATGGTACAGGACGGCCAGGTCAAGGCTGTGACCATCGACGGGCTGACCATAGAGGGCGAGCGGGCCGATAACATCAGGTTCGAGACCACGCGTCCGCCGGTGCCCGACAGCAAGCTGATGGACGACCTGTTGGCCAATGACGTGACCGTCGTCGGCAAGGAACCAGAGCGCCAGAGCATTTGGACCCAGCTGCTGGTAGCCTCCTTCCCGATCCTGATTATCATCGCGATCTTCATGTTCTTCATGCGGCAGATGCAGGGCGGCGGTGGCGGCAAAGGCCCCATGTCGTTCGGCAAGAGCAAGGCCCGCCTGATGAGCGAGGACCAGATCAAGACCACCTTTAATGACGTAGCCGGTGTCGACGAAGCCAAGGAAGACGTTAAGGAACTGGTCGATTTCCTCAAGGACCCCAGTAAGTTCCAGCGCCTGGGTGGCCGCATTCCGCGCGGCGTCCTCATGGTCGGCCCACCCGGTACCGGTAAGACGCTGCTGGCCAAAGCCATTGCCGGCGAAGCCAAGGTGCCTTTCTTCTCGATTTCCGGTTCCGACTTCGTTGAAATGTTTGTCGGGGTGGGCGCGTCACGCGTCCGGGATATGTTCGAGCAGGCCAAGAAGCAGAGCCCCTGCATTATCTTTATCGACGAGATTGATGCCGTAGGCCGTCACCGCGGCGCAGGCATGGGCGGCGGGCACGACGAGCGCGAGCAGACACTCAACCAGCTTCTGGTCGAGATGGACGGCTTTGAAGGCAATGAAGGCGTTATTGTCATCGCCGCCACCAACCGGCCCGACGTTCTTGACCCCGCACTGCTGCGCCCCGGCCGGTTTGACCGACAGGTTGTGGTTAACCTGCCTGACATTATCGGCCGCGAGCACATCCTGAAAGTACACCTTGGCAAGGTCCCTCTGGCCGAAGACGTGGTGCCGCAGGTGATTGCGCGGGGCACGCCCGGCTTCTCGGGCGCCGATCTGGCCAACCTGGTTAACGAAGCGGCCCTGTTTGCGGCGCGTCGGAACCAGCGCCTTGTCACCATGCAGGAGCTGGAGCTGGCCAAAGACAAGATCATGATGGGCGCCGAGCGCAAGTCCATGGTGATGAACGAAAAAGAAAAGAGGAACACCGCTTACCACGAGTCCGGCCACGCGATAATCGGGCGACTGATGCCCGAGCACGACCCGGTCTACAAAGTAAGCATTATCCCACGCGGTCGGGCTCTGGGTGTGACGATGTTCCTGCCGGAGGAAGACCGTTACAGCCACAGCAAGCGCTTCCTCATCGGCCAGATCTGTAGTTTGTTCGGCGGTCGCATCGCTGAAGAGCTGACCCTGGGTCATGATGGCGTGACGACCGGGGCATCGAACGATATCAAACGAGCCACCGAACTGGCGCGTAACATGGTCACCAAGTGGGGCCTGTCAGACAAACTCGGCCCCCTCATGTATGACGGCGAATCAGAAGAACCTTTCCTCGGACGCCAGGCGGGGCAGGGCCAGCGCCAGTACAGCCCGGAAACCGCACAGCGTATTGATGAGGAAGTTCGCAGCATAATCGATCAGTGCTACGAGACCGCACACCGGTTGCTGACCGAAAATATGGACAAGCTGCATGTGATGGCCGAAGCGCTCATGAACTTCGAGACGATCGACGCCAAACAGATCGACGACATCATGGCTGGAAAGGAGCCCCGTACGCCGGACAACTGGAATGACCGCGATGGCAGCGGTGGTGCCAAGGCGACCCGCGACATGAACGATGCAGATCAGGTTGAGCCCGATGAGGGCGATAAAGACCGCCCCCGCCCCGACAGTGGCGTGGGAAGGCCCGCCGGGGAGCATTAA
- the tpiA gene encoding triose-phosphate isomerase, translating to MRQHRQRIVAGNWKMHGSRSFVSEYVPALLGKLDTLDADTRVVLIPPSIYIGEVRAQVQNRATQQPRITWGAQNVSAEAEGAFTGEIAAEMARDQGCDYCIVGHSERRHLFAETDEVVAAKVEQIVAHGLTAIVCVGETLSQRQAGQAEQVVARQVEACLAKVPGNSWDKIVLAYEPVWAIGTGKTASAGDAQAIHASIRKVLENMQAPAQTIPLLYGGSVKPDNAEELFAQPDIDGGLVGGASLDAESFSAICRAC from the coding sequence ATGCGACAGCACAGACAACGGATCGTAGCGGGCAACTGGAAGATGCATGGCAGTCGCAGCTTCGTCAGCGAGTATGTCCCTGCCCTTCTGGGCAAGCTCGATACACTGGATGCCGATACACGAGTCGTGTTGATTCCCCCTTCAATTTATATAGGGGAAGTCCGGGCTCAGGTACAGAATCGCGCAACGCAGCAGCCACGAATTACCTGGGGCGCGCAGAACGTATCAGCGGAAGCTGAAGGTGCCTTTACCGGCGAGATCGCTGCGGAAATGGCGCGGGATCAGGGATGCGACTACTGCATAGTCGGACACTCTGAACGTCGGCACCTTTTTGCCGAAACCGATGAGGTTGTTGCAGCCAAAGTCGAACAGATTGTGGCGCATGGCCTGACAGCCATTGTCTGTGTCGGCGAGACACTGTCCCAAAGACAGGCCGGTCAAGCCGAGCAGGTCGTAGCCAGGCAGGTTGAGGCATGCCTCGCAAAAGTGCCAGGCAACAGCTGGGACAAGATCGTTTTGGCTTACGAGCCTGTCTGGGCGATTGGCACTGGGAAGACCGCTTCCGCGGGGGATGCTCAGGCGATACATGCCAGCATCCGCAAGGTACTTGAAAACATGCAGGCACCGGCGCAGACTATTCCGCTTCTTTACGGCGGCAGCGTGAAACCGGATAATGCCGAAGAATTGTTTGCCCAGCCCGATATTGACGGCGGACTTGTAGGCGGTGCATCACTTGATGCCGAGTCTTTCTCCGCGATATGCCGGGCCTGTTAA